A window of the Acetobacteraceae bacterium genome harbors these coding sequences:
- a CDS encoding phenylalanine--tRNA ligase subunit beta: MMQVPFSWLKEFLKTEASLEEVIATLNRIGLEVEGVENPADALKNFYVAQIKEAVQHPDADRLRVCKVNVGVGNEEVQIVCGAPNARAGIKVICALPGAIVPANGMEIKKGKIRGVESCGMMCSYRELAQGNEDHGIAELPEEAEVGQLYADWAQLNDAMIEIGITPDRGDALGIRGVARDLGAAGIGQYHSLSQELSALPALPEISAKGTISLAGSHESQPYFTGRIIEGVENKTSPKLITHRLGQMGVKAQSALVDITNYLLYSLNRPLHVFDVDKIAGKSLEIGSAKAGETFKALNGETYKLAEGDMVVRDANGTVQSLLGIMGGADSAVSLETKNVFVESAYFNPAQIAKTARRLGLASDSSYRFERGIDLGGISEGLEIASRLILSLCGGRLGKVEIHGELPEYKRKVALKFEKISSFGNLEISKEDVAESLEKLGFKKLGEEGIFEVPSWRNDILPLNYQAFSAASLKEDFAKALEEKARRLSAEAQLINEIVRLRGYAEVQSHPLPKEACHSKDERQKHERNRQIRRFCAAQGLQETTGFSFISEEEQKLFGKGKENEKLPNPISQEFGQLRSSLLPNMLKALSRNLAKGLGVHGEAGFFELGPAFGEEGERMMLSALRGGRQARLAGQAVADKKGNEFSWRDAQSDFIGLLIEAGVNPESLNITSETPSYYHPGRSGAVYLGRKILLGYFGEIHPKVRAFYEVTDRVVGFEANLEKIALPKNKRSAFTSLSLQPVRRDFAFLVPVSVSGQEIIQSVKKAVRGGKNFAQTADVRIFDLFKDEEKLGAGKTSIGVEVTFYPEGEALTEEILSNLQEKVRQEVAKIGVELRSE; encoded by the coding sequence TTGATGCAAGTTCCATTTTCTTGGTTGAAAGAATTTCTAAAGACAGAAGCCTCTTTGGAAGAAGTTATCGCAACGCTTAACCGTATTGGTTTAGAGGTTGAAGGCGTTGAAAATCCAGCAGATGCGCTTAAAAATTTTTATGTGGCGCAAATTAAAGAGGCTGTTCAGCATCCTGATGCGGATCGTCTGCGTGTCTGTAAAGTCAATGTCGGTGTGGGCAATGAGGAAGTGCAAATTGTCTGTGGTGCGCCGAATGCACGGGCTGGTATTAAGGTGATTTGTGCTTTGCCAGGAGCAATTGTGCCAGCAAATGGCATGGAAATTAAAAAGGGAAAAATCAGAGGTGTTGAGAGCTGTGGTATGATGTGTTCCTACCGTGAGCTGGCGCAAGGGAATGAAGACCACGGAATTGCTGAACTGCCTGAAGAAGCAGAAGTCGGTCAGTTATATGCTGATTGGGCACAGCTTAATGATGCGATGATTGAAATCGGCATTACACCAGATCGGGGAGATGCGCTTGGTATTCGGGGCGTCGCACGGGATTTAGGCGCAGCAGGGATTGGTCAATATCATTCGCTTTCTCAGGAATTATCGGCTTTACCTGCGTTGCCTGAAATTTCAGCGAAAGGAACAATTTCTCTTGCCGGTTCGCATGAGTCTCAGCCTTATTTTACAGGCAGAATAATTGAGGGAGTTGAAAATAAAACCTCTCCAAAATTGATAACTCATAGGCTTGGACAAATGGGGGTTAAGGCACAATCTGCCTTAGTCGATATTACAAATTATCTTCTTTATAGCCTAAATCGTCCTTTACATGTTTTTGATGTAGATAAAATTGCTGGGAAGAGCCTGGAAATTGGAAGCGCAAAAGCAGGGGAAACTTTTAAGGCTTTAAATGGTGAAACCTATAAGCTTGCTGAGGGAGATATGGTCGTGCGAGATGCCAATGGCACGGTTCAGTCTTTGCTTGGTATTATGGGCGGTGCAGACAGTGCTGTAAGTCTGGAAACAAAAAATGTTTTTGTTGAGTCTGCCTATTTTAATCCAGCACAAATTGCCAAAACAGCACGTCGTTTGGGGCTAGCTTCTGATTCTTCTTACCGTTTTGAGAGAGGGATTGATCTTGGCGGTATTTCAGAAGGTTTGGAAATTGCCTCTCGCTTGATTTTATCCCTTTGCGGTGGTCGGTTGGGTAAAGTTGAAATACATGGAGAATTACCCGAATATAAGCGGAAGGTTGCGCTCAAGTTTGAAAAAATCTCTTCTTTTGGAAATTTAGAGATTTCAAAGGAAGATGTCGCGGAAAGTTTAGAAAAATTAGGCTTTAAAAAGCTTGGAGAAGAGGGCATTTTTGAAGTTCCTTCTTGGCGCAATGATATTTTGCCTCTTAATTATCAGGCATTCTCTGCCGCTTCTTTAAAGGAAGATTTTGCGAAGGCGCTGGAGGAAAAAGCCCGCCGTCTTTCTGCAGAAGCACAGCTTATCAATGAGATTGTTCGCCTTAGAGGCTATGCCGAAGTTCAGTCGCATCCGCTTCCAAAAGAAGCCTGCCATTCTAAAGATGAGCGCCAGAAGCATGAACGCAATCGACAAATACGCCGCTTTTGTGCTGCTCAAGGGCTACAAGAGACAACGGGCTTTTCTTTTATTTCTGAAGAAGAACAAAAATTATTTGGAAAGGGGAAGGAAAATGAAAAACTGCCTAACCCGATTTCGCAGGAATTTGGACAATTACGTTCTTCTCTTTTGCCAAACATGCTCAAGGCGCTTTCCCGCAATTTAGCCAAAGGGCTTGGCGTGCATGGAGAGGCTGGATTTTTTGAGCTTGGCCCTGCCTTCGGAGAAGAAGGCGAGAGAATGATGCTGTCAGCCTTGAGAGGCGGGCGTCAGGCACGCCTTGCGGGACAAGCTGTTGCCGATAAGAAAGGGAATGAATTCAGCTGGCGTGATGCACAGTCTGATTTTATCGGACTTTTGATAGAGGCAGGAGTTAATCCAGAATCTCTAAACATCACTTCAGAAACGCCTTCTTATTATCATCCAGGCCGTTCTGGCGCTGTTTATCTTGGACGTAAGATTCTGCTTGGCTATTTCGGAGAAATTCATCCGAAAGTGCGTGCATTTTATGAGGTTACAGATCGGGTTGTCGGGTTTGAAGCAAATTTAGAAAAAATTGCTTTGCCTAAAAATAAGAGGTCCGCTTTTACCTCTCTTTCCTTACAGCCTGTTCGGCGTGATTTTGCCTTCTTAGTCCCTGTTTCTGTTTCAGGTCAGGAAATTATTCAATCGGTTAAAAAAGCGGTTCGTGGCGGAAAGAATTTTGCACAAACCGCCGATGTCCGTATTTTTGACCTTTTTAAAGACGAAGAAAAGCTTGGCGCTGGAAAGACTTCGATTGGTGTTGAGGTGACTTTTTATCCAGAAGGAGAAGCTTTAACAGAAGAGATCTTGTCTAATTTGCAGGAAAAAGTTAGGCAGGAAGTTGCTAAAATTGGTGTAGAACTAAGATCAGAATGA
- the pheS gene encoding phenylalanine--tRNA ligase subunit alpha, whose translation MGENQDIIESLRETSLSKLAEISSLKAWDAFRVEILGKSGALTMQLRSLSKVPPDQRKARGQSLNQLRGELEKAFAESKALLEEKALVAQLESEAEDITIEGRLHSAGTLHPVMSVIDEIETIFSGLGFERAEGPNIETVWHNFSALNTPEEHPARAEGDTFYLPAKEGEERAVLRTQTSGVQIRTLMDRKPPFRIIAPGRTYRNDHDATHSPMFHQCEGLVVGKNLGLGHLKYTIETFLKHFFEDSTLPLRFRTSYFPFTVPSLEIDIGMRDKKGHFEKWLEVLGAGMVHPQVLANCGVDPEEYTGFAFGMGVERLAMLKYGIDDLRAFYASDLRWLRHHGFSAFRAPIFHHFENKQ comes from the coding sequence ATGGGCGAAAATCAGGACATTATTGAGAGTTTGCGTGAAACGAGCCTTTCCAAATTGGCAGAAATTTCCAGCCTTAAAGCGTGGGATGCGTTTCGTGTTGAAATTCTTGGAAAAAGTGGAGCGCTTACGATGCAGCTGCGCTCCCTTTCAAAAGTGCCTCCTGATCAAAGAAAAGCCCGAGGACAAAGCTTAAATCAATTGCGGGGTGAATTGGAAAAGGCTTTTGCAGAATCAAAAGCGCTTTTAGAAGAAAAAGCCTTAGTGGCACAGCTTGAGAGCGAAGCGGAAGACATCACGATTGAGGGGCGCTTGCACTCAGCTGGCACGTTGCATCCTGTGATGTCTGTGATTGATGAAATTGAGACAATTTTTTCAGGGTTGGGATTTGAAAGAGCTGAAGGGCCAAACATTGAAACGGTTTGGCATAATTTTTCGGCATTGAATACGCCAGAGGAGCATCCTGCTCGTGCAGAAGGGGATACATTTTATCTTCCAGCGAAAGAGGGGGAGGAGCGAGCTGTTCTAAGAACGCAAACTTCAGGCGTTCAAATTAGAACGCTTATGGATCGTAAGCCGCCTTTTCGGATTATTGCGCCAGGCCGTACCTACCGAAACGATCACGATGCGACTCATTCCCCAATGTTTCACCAATGCGAGGGGCTGGTTGTTGGAAAAAATCTTGGCTTGGGACATCTGAAATATACAATTGAAACTTTTTTAAAGCATTTCTTTGAGGATTCCACACTTCCGTTGCGTTTTAGAACCTCTTATTTCCCGTTTACTGTGCCTTCATTGGAAATTGATATTGGGATGCGGGATAAAAAAGGTCACTTTGAAAAATGGTTAGAGGTACTGGGTGCAGGTATGGTGCATCCGCAGGTTTTGGCAAATTGTGGTGTCGATCCAGAAGAATATACAGGATTTGCTTTTGGCATGGGCGTTGAGCGTTTGGCCATGCTGAAATATGGCATTGATGATTTAAGAGCTTTTTATGCAAGTGATTTGCGCTGGCTGCGTCATCATGGCTTTTCTGCTTTTAGAGCCCCAATATTCCATCATTTTGAAAATAAACAGTAA
- the rplT gene encoding 50S ribosomal protein L20: MARVKRGVAAHARHKKVLKLAKGYRGRSSKTYRAALQRVEKALQYAYRDRRNRKREFRALWIQRINAAVREHGLTYSKFINGLNLSGLEIDRKVLANIAFEDPTAFAAIVEKVKAALA, encoded by the coding sequence ATGGCACGTGTAAAAAGAGGCGTTGCAGCGCACGCCCGTCATAAAAAAGTTTTAAAATTAGCGAAAGGTTACCGTGGTCGTTCCTCGAAAACCTATCGTGCAGCACTCCAGCGGGTTGAGAAAGCATTACAATATGCTTACCGTGACAGACGTAATCGTAAGCGTGAATTTCGTGCGCTTTGGATTCAGCGTATCAATGCGGCCGTTCGTGAGCATGGTTTGACTTATAGCAAATTCATCAACGGTTTGAATCTTTCTGGTCTTGAAATTGACCGTAAAGTTTTGGCAAATATTGCTTTCGAAGATCCAACAGCTTTTGCTGCGATCGTAGAAAAGGTGAAAGCAGCTCTTGCCTAA
- the rpmI gene encoding 50S ribosomal protein L35, translating to MPKLKTKSSVKKRFRLTATGKVKAGAANKRHGLIKRTQKMKRTNRRTSVMTDMDARTVKQWAPYGLK from the coding sequence ATGCCAAAATTAAAGACGAAGTCTTCAGTCAAAAAGAGGTTCCGCCTTACAGCGACTGGAAAAGTAAAAGCTGGCGCTGCTAATAAACGCCATGGTTTGATCAAACGTACCCAGAAAATGAAGCGTACAAATCGCCGCACTTCTGTGATGACGGATATGGATGCACGCACTGTTAAACAGTGGGCACCTTACGGCTTAAAATAA
- a CDS encoding SufE family protein, with protein sequence MDTKNKEDSCQEAIAAIQEDLELFDDWTERYQYLIEEGRAMPPMPEELMTEEHKVPGCQSQVWIDTTEKEGKLIFQGASDAAIVQGLVALVLRVYSHRTPKEILETSPVFLKDLGLIGALSANRGNGVSSMAAYIQTRAKQALEG encoded by the coding sequence ATGGATACCAAAAATAAAGAAGATTCCTGCCAAGAGGCCATTGCCGCTATTCAAGAAGACCTCGAATTATTTGATGATTGGACAGAGCGCTATCAGTATCTCATTGAGGAGGGGCGTGCGATGCCTCCCATGCCAGAGGAGCTTATGACGGAGGAACATAAAGTGCCAGGGTGCCAAAGCCAAGTTTGGATTGATACAACAGAGAAAGAGGGAAAGCTCATTTTTCAGGGAGCTTCGGATGCGGCGATTGTCCAAGGATTGGTTGCTTTGGTTTTAAGGGTTTATTCGCACCGTACTCCTAAAGAAATTTTAGAAACGTCCCCTGTTTTTTTAAAAGATCTTGGCCTAATCGGGGCTCTTTCAGCGAATCGAGGTAATGGGGTGAGTTCCATGGCTGCTTATATTCAGACACGGGCAAAACAGGCGCTCGAAGGATAA
- a CDS encoding 1-acyl-sn-glycerol-3-phosphate acyltransferase, with product MISFLRGILFQIYFVPLTIIMGIGGIFLRILRLHILGLRYAQAWSAATLWGFRLCCGVRFEISGMENIPTTAALIAPQHQSFFDGFIWMILLKNPAYVIKKELVSIPLVGPMLVLSGMLPIDRSAGAKSLRLMQKTVQEAWKNQREVIIFPQGTRTAPGEKVTPQKGILALSRIAAEENIPLIPVAINSGLFWPKSGLSKHKGTLKIAIGLPLDKEEMLSRQLPQILEEKWEYLEKKSLISQCYTQHMQ from the coding sequence ATGATTTCCTTCCTCCGTGGTATCCTGTTTCAAATTTATTTTGTTCCTTTAACAATTATCATGGGAATTGGAGGTATTTTTCTAAGAATTCTAAGGCTTCACATCCTTGGCCTCCGTTATGCACAGGCTTGGTCCGCTGCAACCTTATGGGGATTTAGGCTCTGTTGCGGTGTACGTTTTGAGATTTCAGGTATGGAAAATATTCCAACCACAGCAGCGCTTATTGCGCCGCAGCACCAATCTTTTTTTGATGGCTTTATTTGGATGATTCTTCTTAAAAATCCAGCCTATGTGATTAAAAAGGAACTTGTTTCGATTCCGCTTGTAGGCCCTATGCTTGTTTTAAGCGGCATGCTGCCTATTGATCGCTCCGCAGGTGCAAAATCACTTCGTCTCATGCAAAAAACAGTTCAGGAAGCTTGGAAAAATCAGCGTGAAGTTATTATTTTTCCACAAGGAACACGCACTGCTCCAGGAGAGAAAGTGACACCACAAAAAGGTATTCTTGCACTCTCTCGTATTGCCGCAGAAGAAAATATTCCACTTATTCCTGTTGCCATTAATTCTGGCCTGTTTTGGCCGAAATCAGGTCTCTCAAAACATAAAGGCACCTTAAAAATTGCAATTGGCTTGCCTTTAGATAAAGAAGAGATGTTAAGTCGTCAGCTTCCCCAAATCCTAGAAGAAAAATGGGAATATCTTGAAAAGAAATCCCTCATTTCCCAGTGCTACACACAACACATGCAATAA
- a CDS encoding phosphatidylserine decarboxylase, translated as MSFLRPIKDSLAPPHRAGIPFIIIGAVTALFGLRLNNGLGKLIFRLGALFTGFCLYFFRHPERVLPLHPLGEEGTDRYVIAAADGRIQSIELVVPPKELEMGDEPVWRVATFLSVLNVHVNRIPVTGTITKTSYHEGKFFNASLDKASEFNERNAIRITTEYGQKDIAVVQIAGLIARRIVCEAEVGDKYEVGETYGLIRFGSRTDIYLPAGVKPLVNVGQLALGGETLIAVL; from the coding sequence ATGTCCTTTCTTCGACCTATCAAAGATAGCCTCGCTCCGCCGCATCGTGCGGGCATTCCCTTTATCATTATAGGCGCAGTGACAGCTCTTTTTGGGCTAAGGCTTAATAATGGATTAGGAAAGCTTATTTTTCGTCTAGGGGCGCTTTTTACAGGATTTTGCCTCTATTTCTTCCGTCATCCAGAGCGTGTTCTCCCACTTCACCCCCTTGGGGAAGAAGGGACAGACCGGTATGTGATTGCGGCCGCTGATGGGCGTATTCAATCTATTGAGCTGGTTGTTCCACCAAAAGAACTGGAGATGGGGGATGAACCAGTCTGGCGTGTTGCTACCTTCCTTTCTGTTTTAAATGTCCACGTCAACCGTATTCCCGTCACAGGCACGATTACCAAAACAAGCTATCATGAAGGCAAATTCTTTAATGCCTCTCTAGACAAAGCCTCTGAATTCAATGAGCGCAATGCCATTCGTATTACGACGGAATATGGTCAAAAAGACATTGCCGTTGTTCAAATTGCAGGCCTCATTGCGCGCCGTATCGTTTGCGAAGCAGAAGTTGGCGACAAATATGAAGTTGGCGAAACTTACGGTCTTATCCGCTTTGGCTCCAGAACAGATATTTATCTCCCTGCGGGCGTTAAACCTCTTGTGAATGTCGGTCAATTAGCACTTGGTGGCGAAACCCTCATTGCCGTCCTTTAA
- a CDS encoding phosphatidylcholine/phosphatidylserine synthase, with protein sequence MFNKSSEPPRNKRLKRIEGISFNQLAPNIVTTIGLCGGLIGIHYALSGHFKSACIALLVSFFCDGLDGRVARILKASSKFGAEYDSLTDFMAFGVAPALIVFLWSSHNHDSLNFAFIPSLMYAVCMALRLARFNVMQEEPTGLGEYSKHFFSGVPAPAGAGLALFPVFLGLAEQQIGADWLVPYTHSEILCASSLIITALLLVCTLPIWSVKHFRVPKYFLLPFLLLAAIYVAVFVAAPWATLAGMGVFYLLLIPTSCYFFKKWRETDGR encoded by the coding sequence ATGTTCAATAAGTCCTCCGAACCTCCTCGCAACAAACGGTTGAAGCGCATTGAAGGCATCTCCTTCAATCAGCTTGCGCCCAATATTGTGACCACTATTGGGCTTTGCGGAGGACTGATTGGCATTCATTATGCGCTTTCAGGGCATTTTAAATCTGCCTGTATTGCGCTTTTAGTTTCTTTCTTTTGTGATGGTTTAGATGGGCGTGTTGCCCGTATTTTGAAGGCCTCTTCAAAGTTTGGCGCAGAATATGACTCCTTAACCGATTTTATGGCTTTTGGTGTTGCCCCAGCCCTTATCGTTTTCTTATGGTCTAGCCATAATCATGACAGTTTAAATTTTGCCTTTATCCCCTCGCTCATGTACGCCGTTTGTATGGCTCTGCGCCTTGCAAGGTTCAATGTTATGCAAGAAGAGCCCACTGGTCTTGGAGAATATTCAAAACATTTCTTTTCAGGCGTTCCAGCACCAGCCGGCGCAGGATTAGCGCTTTTTCCTGTTTTCTTAGGGCTGGCAGAACAGCAAATTGGCGCTGATTGGCTAGTTCCTTATACACATAGTGAAATTCTGTGCGCTTCTAGCCTTATCATTACGGCCTTGCTACTTGTTTGCACATTGCCCATCTGGTCTGTGAAACATTTTCGTGTTCCAAAATATTTTCTCTTGCCTTTCCTTCTGCTTGCAGCGATTTATGTTGCCGTTTTTGTTGCAGCCCCTTGGGCAACTTTAGCAGGCATGGGTGTATTCTATCTTTTACTTATCCCAACCTCCTGTTACTTTTTTAAGAAATGGCGTGAAACTGACGGTAGATAA
- a CDS encoding DNA polymerase III subunit chi produces MNPYPEIAFYHLMQSKVEEVLPRLLSKTLDLGEQAVVRASSDILAAEIDKTLWEYEDPALWLPHATQKTLAKYDRAEDQPIWITGPEMPAENPNQAQFLFQIDGGCLEEDLTPYKRIFDLFNGNDEKLLNLARGRWKRLRNENRFVLTYWRQTAGGAWSKERTETPS; encoded by the coding sequence TTGAATCCGTATCCTGAAATTGCGTTTTATCATTTGATGCAATCAAAGGTTGAGGAGGTTCTGCCTCGCTTGCTTTCTAAGACTTTAGATCTTGGTGAGCAGGCGGTGGTCAGAGCCTCTTCTGATATTTTGGCGGCTGAAATTGATAAGACATTATGGGAGTATGAGGATCCAGCTTTATGGCTTCCGCATGCGACGCAAAAGACATTAGCAAAATACGATCGTGCAGAGGATCAGCCTATTTGGATTACAGGTCCTGAAATGCCAGCAGAAAATCCTAATCAGGCACAATTTCTATTTCAAATTGATGGAGGATGTTTAGAGGAAGATTTAACGCCTTATAAGCGTATTTTTGATCTCTTTAATGGGAATGACGAGAAATTACTGAATTTAGCGAGAGGACGCTGGAAACGCCTTAGAAATGAAAACCGATTTGTTTTAACTTATTGGCGTCAAACAGCTGGGGGAGCTTGGTCTAAGGAAAGAACAGAAACGCCGTCTTAA
- a CDS encoding leucyl aminopeptidase: MVKTNKTVPVSFKLYDEALFSAQKPKALVVVCGSAFKDCPRFKALNEKTNGALLRAATAQKFAGKFGESLFFTAPAEAFSHIVISGIEKASEGESLPTYLAAEYAAGKAVKALVAAGGTEEGKVTFLSSKDLLPNVAFGAALAAYRYDNYITGKALEKKEKAAIKSIEAIAAGEQADLKAIEEKWFSLKGILDGTIYARDLVNAPSNALYPETYAKKIEELKEIGVEVELLDEAAMKKLGFGSLLGVAQGSSHKPYTVIMRYNGGAKGDAPVAFVGKGVTFDSGGISLKPAAKMDEMKSDMGGSGAVVGALKALALRKAKVNVVGVIGLVENMPSGDAQRPGDIVISYSGKTIEVLNTDAEGRLVLADVLTYTARQFKPKVMVDLATLTGAIVIALGDVYAGLFPACEKVSANLIKAADAAGEKIWRMPMGADYAKDLKSPFADLQNITGKRGAGSTTAAEFLKAFVEDVPWAHLDIAAVAWKDYPTAIGPKGATGFAVRLLNNFADDYAG; this comes from the coding sequence ATGGTAAAGACAAACAAGACGGTGCCTGTTTCGTTTAAATTATATGATGAGGCTTTGTTCTCTGCACAAAAACCTAAAGCTCTTGTCGTTGTTTGCGGTTCGGCTTTTAAGGATTGCCCACGTTTTAAAGCCCTCAACGAGAAAACAAATGGTGCGCTTTTACGGGCGGCGACAGCTCAGAAGTTTGCAGGAAAATTTGGCGAAAGTCTTTTCTTCACAGCGCCTGCTGAAGCTTTTTCCCATATTGTGATTTCTGGGATTGAGAAGGCTTCAGAAGGGGAATCTTTGCCAACCTATCTTGCCGCAGAATATGCCGCAGGAAAAGCGGTTAAAGCTCTTGTTGCAGCAGGCGGAACGGAAGAGGGAAAAGTTACTTTCTTAAGTTCGAAAGACCTCCTTCCAAATGTTGCTTTTGGCGCAGCTTTGGCCGCCTACCGTTATGATAATTACATTACGGGCAAGGCTTTAGAGAAAAAAGAGAAAGCAGCGATTAAGTCTATCGAAGCGATTGCAGCAGGGGAACAAGCTGATCTTAAAGCGATTGAAGAAAAATGGTTCTCTTTAAAAGGGATTTTGGATGGCACAATTTATGCGCGTGATCTTGTAAATGCGCCTTCAAATGCGCTTTATCCAGAAACTTATGCCAAGAAAATTGAAGAATTGAAGGAAATTGGGGTTGAAGTGGAACTGCTTGATGAAGCAGCCATGAAGAAGCTCGGTTTTGGTTCATTGCTCGGTGTGGCGCAGGGCAGCTCCCATAAGCCTTATACTGTTATTATGCGCTATAATGGCGGCGCTAAGGGCGATGCACCCGTCGCATTTGTCGGTAAAGGCGTGACCTTTGACTCTGGCGGAATTTCTTTGAAACCAGCCGCAAAAATGGATGAAATGAAATCCGATATGGGTGGGTCTGGTGCTGTCGTTGGTGCTCTTAAGGCGCTTGCTTTGCGTAAGGCGAAAGTGAACGTGGTTGGGGTGATTGGACTTGTCGAGAATATGCCTTCAGGTGATGCGCAGCGTCCAGGCGATATTGTGATCAGTTATAGTGGAAAAACGATTGAGGTTTTGAATACAGATGCAGAAGGGCGCTTGGTTCTTGCAGATGTGTTGACCTATACAGCCCGTCAGTTCAAGCCAAAAGTCATGGTGGATCTTGCAACATTGACTGGGGCGATTGTGATTGCGCTTGGGGATGTCTATGCAGGGCTTTTCCCAGCTTGTGAGAAAGTTTCTGCTAATCTTATCAAGGCTGCAGATGCCGCAGGTGAAAAAATTTGGCGTATGCCAATGGGTGCTGATTATGCAAAAGATTTAAAATCTCCTTTTGCAGATCTTCAAAATATCACGGGTAAACGTGGGGCAGGTTCAACGACAGCGGCTGAATTTCTAAAAGCCTTTGTGGAGGATGTTCCTTGGGCACATTTGGATATTGCAGCGGTTGCTTGGAAAGATTATCCGACTGCGATCGGACCAAAAGGCGCAACAGGTTTTGCGGTGCGTTTGCTGAATAATTTTGCAGATGATTACGCAGGATAA
- a CDS encoding 3'(2'),5'-bisphosphate nucleotidase CysQ: MHKCFLKPFLFDKIKSQIGSLGECTCALVEASLNVSRLVLETRKSGLETQEKKDGTPVSNADKLAQDIILEKISTLGEKFSHVGIVSEELPPLPPAFQYGDFWLIDPLDGTKGFIIGKKEFCTNIALLKDGKPILGVVAVPAFSSIYFASQGKGAWKINAQTSSLKQIHCQKLTRDSLSEKGLRILSSSRHNSRRNLKQHLQKNRNNPKIAFIHEIGSAVKILKIAEGHADYYYQPGATMAWDIAAPQIILEEAGGAIRTLDGQCLSYGKNNWKNTIFEVLGTSEKIFD, from the coding sequence ATGCATAAGTGTTTTCTAAAGCCCTTCCTTTTTGATAAGATTAAATCCCAGATAGGTTCATTGGGGGAATGCACCTGTGCCTTGGTTGAGGCTAGCTTGAACGTTTCCAGACTTGTGCTGGAAACCCGAAAGTCTGGCTTAGAGACACAAGAGAAAAAAGATGGAACGCCTGTTTCAAATGCAGATAAACTTGCCCAAGATATTATTTTAGAGAAAATCAGCACACTTGGAGAAAAATTTTCTCATGTTGGAATTGTCTCTGAGGAATTGCCACCCCTTCCGCCTGCCTTTCAATATGGAGATTTCTGGCTCATAGATCCTTTGGATGGTACAAAAGGCTTTATCATCGGCAAAAAAGAATTTTGCACCAATATTGCCCTTCTAAAAGATGGAAAACCTATTTTGGGGGTTGTCGCAGTTCCTGCTTTTAGCTCTATTTACTTCGCCAGCCAAGGAAAAGGCGCTTGGAAAATCAATGCCCAGACCTCGTCTCTGAAACAAATCCACTGTCAAAAGCTAACGCGTGATTCTCTTTCTGAAAAGGGGCTTCGAATTCTCTCCTCTTCCCGCCACAACAGCCGCCGAAATCTAAAGCAGCACCTTCAGAAAAACCGCAACAATCCTAAAATTGCCTTTATCCATGAGATTGGATCTGCTGTAAAAATCCTCAAAATTGCAGAAGGACATGCCGATTACTATTACCAGCCTGGCGCAACGATGGCTTGGGATATTGCCGCCCCCCAAATCATTTTAGAAGAAGCTGGCGGTGCTATCCGTACCCTTGACGGTCAATGCTTATCCTATGGTAAAAACAATTGGAAAAATACTATTTTTGAAGTGCTAGGCACTTCAGAAAAAATCTTTGACTAA